A window from Candidatus Nitrospira neomarina encodes these proteins:
- a CDS encoding response regulator, with amino-acid sequence MDSLPHLLVVDDQPDIRNPLSSYLTQKGFRLSVAGSAAEARKILETSAIDLVVLDIMMPGEDGLSLCRHLRETKDIPIILLTAMAEETDRVIGLEMGADDYVVKPFNPRELLARIKSVLRRANSLPWKERRIAEKTIRFDRWVLQISQRELIGEDGVAIPLSTGEFVLLRVFLNHPRMVLTRDQLLDLTRHRAGDVFDRSIDNQVSRLRKKIEIDPKLPSLIKTVWGGGYTFTAEVTVH; translated from the coding sequence ATGGATTCGTTACCGCATCTTCTTGTCGTTGACGATCAGCCGGATATCCGCAATCCGCTTTCAAGCTATCTCACGCAAAAAGGCTTTCGGCTGAGTGTGGCTGGAAGCGCGGCGGAAGCCCGGAAAATTCTCGAGACCAGCGCCATCGACCTCGTCGTGCTGGATATCATGATGCCGGGAGAAGACGGTCTCTCTCTTTGCCGTCATTTACGTGAAACAAAGGACATTCCCATCATTTTGCTCACGGCCATGGCGGAAGAAACGGACCGCGTGATCGGGTTGGAAATGGGTGCGGATGATTATGTCGTCAAGCCGTTTAATCCCAGGGAATTGTTGGCACGAATCAAATCCGTGCTCCGGCGGGCGAATAGTCTGCCATGGAAGGAACGGCGCATTGCGGAAAAAACCATTCGATTCGACCGATGGGTCTTACAGATTTCGCAACGGGAACTCATCGGAGAGGATGGCGTGGCCATTCCGCTCAGCACCGGGGAATTCGTGCTGTTGAGGGTGTTCCTGAATCATCCACGCATGGTGTTGACTCGTGATCAATTACTCGACCTCACCCGCCATCGCGCGGGCGATGTGTTCGATCGCAGTATCGACAATCAGGTCAGCCGGTTGCGAAAAAAGATTGAAATCGATCCCAAGCTACCCTCCTTGATTAAAACGGTGTGGGGAGGGGGATACACATTCACCGCAGAGGTCACTGTACATTGA
- a CDS encoding ATP-binding protein, protein MPKRLTSQMIGLLLAALVMAQVANFLIFTDERRAAIRSVERTQILERTASLIDLIEHSPSGLHDRMVQAASSRKLYYWLSDTSQIPQAMQQGDHEWISRLTDLLSKNDVSELRFMLPPQDGSWKKTIGEAPEGAQNSILRNKTSGPSFPLPLSEFDAPGLLISARLQDGRWLNAGMGITPSLGRWALPTLISMVLAGGSICLIVVFMVQRLTRPLQQLTEVAERVGRGESITPIPEDGPVDIQQTIRAFNRMYERLQRFVQDRTRMLAAISHDLRSPITSLRLQVELMKDQEARGKMLDTLDDMQRMTEATLAFARDEASTEVSRSVDLSALIDSLCQDLADMGMDVKFESAQKTPYTCRPISLKRALRNLIENAVSYGGRVEVKLRQHDTEFQIMIQDSGPGIPEQDFERVFQPFVRLEESRNKQTGGIGLGMAIARSIVRNHGGDISLANLPGGGLTVTIHLPTSPLSQAADQTYA, encoded by the coding sequence TTGCCGAAACGGCTGACCAGTCAGATGATTGGACTTCTGCTCGCGGCTCTCGTCATGGCGCAAGTGGCCAACTTCCTTATCTTTACCGATGAACGTCGTGCGGCGATTCGATCTGTCGAGCGGACTCAAATTCTCGAGCGAACCGCTTCTCTCATTGATCTCATTGAACACAGTCCATCCGGTTTGCACGATCGCATGGTCCAAGCCGCCAGTTCACGAAAATTGTACTACTGGTTGTCGGATACCAGTCAGATTCCTCAAGCCATGCAACAAGGCGACCATGAGTGGATCAGCCGTCTTACGGATTTGCTCAGCAAAAATGATGTATCTGAGCTGCGGTTCATGCTTCCCCCACAGGACGGGTCATGGAAAAAGACCATAGGGGAGGCGCCGGAAGGCGCTCAGAATTCCATCCTGCGCAATAAAACCTCCGGCCCGTCCTTTCCTCTTCCGCTCTCTGAATTTGATGCCCCGGGCCTGCTGATTTCTGCGCGTCTCCAGGATGGCCGGTGGCTGAATGCCGGCATGGGGATCACCCCATCCCTGGGCCGTTGGGCGCTACCGACACTCATTTCGATGGTCCTTGCCGGTGGTAGTATCTGCCTGATTGTGGTGTTCATGGTGCAACGCCTTACGCGTCCGCTTCAACAACTTACAGAAGTCGCGGAGCGGGTTGGTCGCGGGGAATCCATCACGCCCATTCCGGAAGACGGTCCCGTCGATATTCAGCAGACCATCCGCGCGTTTAACCGCATGTACGAACGACTTCAACGGTTTGTCCAGGATCGCACGAGAATGCTGGCGGCCATCAGTCACGATTTACGCTCTCCCATTACCTCTCTTCGACTGCAAGTGGAATTGATGAAGGACCAGGAAGCCAGAGGCAAGATGCTGGATACATTGGATGACATGCAACGGATGACCGAAGCCACCCTGGCCTTCGCCCGGGACGAGGCCTCGACGGAAGTATCGCGTTCGGTGGACCTCAGTGCCTTAATCGATAGTCTTTGTCAGGATCTGGCTGATATGGGCATGGATGTGAAATTCGAGAGTGCGCAGAAAACGCCATATACCTGCCGCCCCATCAGCCTCAAACGGGCCCTTCGGAATCTCATTGAAAATGCCGTGAGCTATGGAGGACGGGTCGAGGTCAAGCTTCGACAGCACGACACGGAATTTCAAATTATGATTCAAGATAGCGGCCCGGGAATTCCGGAGCAGGATTTTGAACGGGTTTTTCAGCCGTTTGTGCGGCTGGAGGAATCCCGCAATAAACAAACCGGAGGCATCGGTCTTGGCATGGCCATCGCTCGATCCATCGTTCGCAATCATGGCGGGGATATCAGTTTGGCCAACCTCCCGGGCGGTGGCTTGACGGTGACGATCCATCTGCCGACATCGCCCCTTTCCCAAGCCGCCGATCAAACCTACGCCTAA
- a CDS encoding cupin domain-containing protein, which produces MKPQPFIVSPDNYEPALNVIGTKVTVLASNDATQGYEITLQQGDEGMGPPLHSHAWDESFFVLKGQIEFSYDNKTVMCLPGTLVHVPAGTVHGFRYGPGGGEMFELTGQGSMATRMFTAFNREIPPGPPDIPKVLEVLKQNGVTVASQVEV; this is translated from the coding sequence ATGAAGCCGCAACCCTTTATTGTCTCACCCGATAACTACGAACCCGCTTTGAATGTGATTGGCACGAAGGTGACCGTGCTTGCGTCAAACGACGCAACACAAGGCTATGAGATCACTCTGCAGCAGGGCGATGAAGGAATGGGTCCGCCCCTGCATAGTCACGCCTGGGACGAGTCCTTCTTTGTCCTTAAAGGGCAGATCGAATTCAGTTATGACAACAAGACGGTCATGTGCCTGCCGGGCACGCTGGTGCATGTACCCGCCGGTACCGTGCACGGCTTTCGCTACGGCCCGGGCGGCGGAGAGATGTTCGAACTCACCGGTCAGGGCAGCATGGCCACCCGAATGTTCACCGCCTTCAACAGGGAAATTCCTCCAGGCCCTCCAGACATTCCCAAGGTGTTGGAGGTCCTCAAGCAAAACGGCGTCACCGTCGCAAGCCAGGTGGAGGTATAG
- a CDS encoding type II secretion system protein, with product MKQANAGFSLIGVLVVLAIIFVIFAAIETYSLTGGATPETLTIDGPETLVDGQTGVYTLTVDLDGKPETPREFTIRIDEDDFFDDTLDELLVKVNVADDTESVPFDLTCKDLTVSRRSFNLVGDKGTSNNEATHGVHAEYGRGTLFFDLTSKENFDIDCVLTEEELESGSNEGNQ from the coding sequence ATGAAACAAGCCAATGCCGGTTTCAGTCTCATAGGGGTGCTGGTTGTATTGGCGATCATTTTTGTGATCTTTGCCGCCATCGAGACGTATTCGCTTACTGGAGGGGCAACTCCCGAGACACTGACCATTGACGGTCCTGAAACATTGGTTGACGGACAAACCGGCGTATACACGCTCACCGTGGATCTCGACGGTAAACCTGAAACTCCGCGGGAATTTACCATTCGAATTGATGAAGATGACTTTTTCGACGATACGTTGGACGAATTACTCGTAAAAGTTAATGTTGCAGATGATACGGAATCCGTACCTTTCGATCTCACTTGCAAGGATTTGACGGTCAGCCGTAGGAGTTTTAATCTCGTTGGAGACAAGGGCACATCAAACAATGAGGCGACCCACGGTGTCCACGCCGAATACGGACGGGGTACGCTATTCTTCGATCTCACCAGCAAGGAGAACTTCGATATTGATTGCGTGCTCACCGAGGAAGAGCTCGAGAGTGGTTCCAATGAAGGTAATCAGTAG
- a CDS encoding quinone oxidoreductase family protein, whose product MRAWLMDDYEDVENLRLGEVPDPQPGPAQVVMRVKFAALNPADAFLARKMYPANPSLPHILGRDGVGEVEAVGPGVENVHVGETVGILRCEVGVEQWGTLAEKVVVPAKSVTRTPTGWSDEEMAGAPLVFLTAWQALTQWADPPAPPSAKSVLLVTGASGGVGVASVLLGKSMNLTVVALSRSAKKRAKLQKLGADFVFDPMDGNLVKSVTAALNPRMVDLAVDNVGGALLPQVVALLGYGGRISVVGRSGGMVPKFNTATLFFHRNRIGGVSVGDYTAPEAHEAWEQIVGRLDAMGQRPQVDTIVPFEEVKTGFDRLAKGPMGKVLVQVAD is encoded by the coding sequence ATGCGTGCGTGGTTAATGGATGATTATGAAGATGTTGAAAACTTGCGGCTCGGCGAAGTGCCGGATCCACAACCGGGTCCGGCACAAGTGGTGATGAGGGTGAAATTTGCCGCACTGAACCCGGCTGATGCATTCCTTGCGCGAAAGATGTACCCGGCCAATCCATCGCTTCCTCACATTCTTGGGCGTGATGGGGTGGGAGAAGTGGAAGCGGTCGGACCAGGCGTAGAAAACGTGCACGTAGGCGAGACCGTTGGGATCTTGCGTTGCGAGGTGGGTGTAGAGCAGTGGGGAACGCTTGCTGAGAAAGTGGTGGTTCCGGCCAAAAGTGTGACTCGTACCCCTACCGGCTGGTCGGATGAAGAAATGGCCGGGGCTCCGTTGGTCTTTTTGACCGCCTGGCAAGCGTTGACTCAATGGGCCGATCCCCCGGCACCGCCATCTGCGAAATCTGTCCTTCTCGTGACCGGGGCCTCCGGCGGTGTCGGTGTGGCATCGGTGCTGCTAGGGAAATCGATGAATCTGACGGTGGTGGCCCTCTCGCGTAGCGCGAAAAAGAGAGCAAAATTGCAAAAACTTGGAGCTGATTTCGTGTTCGACCCGATGGACGGCAATCTCGTGAAGTCTGTGACGGCGGCATTGAACCCGCGCATGGTCGATCTCGCAGTGGATAACGTGGGAGGCGCGCTGCTTCCTCAGGTGGTGGCTTTGCTTGGGTATGGCGGACGGATCAGCGTCGTCGGCCGGAGCGGAGGAATGGTGCCGAAGTTCAACACGGCGACCCTGTTTTTTCACCGTAATCGAATAGGCGGAGTCTCGGTTGGAGACTATACCGCTCCGGAAGCGCATGAGGCATGGGAACAGATCGTCGGTCGATTGGATGCCATGGGGCAGCGGCCCCAGGTGGACACCATTGTCCCTTTCGAAGAGGTGAAGACGGGGTTTGACCGATTGGCCAAGGGTCCGATGGGAAAAGTGCTGGTGCAGGTGGCTGACTAA
- a CDS encoding NAD(P)-dependent oxidoreductase — protein MNILILGATRGIGRQLLEQALTAGHTVIALVRNPQNLSSQNERLRVIKGDILDPESVGLAMAGQEAVCCTIGVKVPWFRVTVFSEGTKNVLGAMKNSGVKRLICVTGIGAGESKGHGGFFYDSIFLPFLLRTIYADKDRQESLIKASLVDWTIVRPGFLTNGPLTERFRVLTDLSGVTAGKISRADVAHFMLKELQSKHYLRQTPLLTY, from the coding sequence ATGAATATCTTGATCCTTGGTGCCACTCGTGGTATCGGACGGCAACTTCTTGAGCAGGCGTTGACCGCCGGGCATACGGTCATCGCCTTGGTTCGCAATCCCCAAAATCTTTCTTCACAGAATGAGCGGCTGAGAGTAATCAAAGGCGACATTCTTGATCCGGAATCAGTCGGGCTTGCGATGGCTGGTCAGGAGGCGGTGTGCTGCACGATTGGCGTAAAAGTTCCATGGTTCCGGGTGACGGTTTTCTCGGAGGGAACCAAGAATGTCCTTGGGGCCATGAAAAACAGCGGGGTCAAGCGTTTGATCTGTGTGACGGGTATTGGTGCCGGAGAAAGCAAGGGACATGGTGGCTTTTTTTATGACTCCATCTTTTTGCCTTTCTTACTTAGAACCATCTACGCCGATAAAGATCGCCAGGAATCACTGATCAAAGCAAGTTTAGTAGACTGGACGATTGTCAGGCCGGGTTTTTTGACCAACGGGCCTTTAACAGAACGCTTTCGCGTGTTGACTGATCTGAGCGGAGTCACGGCAGGCAAGATCTCCCGTGCTGATGTGGCCCACTTTATGTTGAAAGAGCTTCAGTCCAAACACTATCTCAGACAAACACCGTTATTGACTTATTAG
- a CDS encoding addiction module protein, with translation MPTEAEFHRLWIEEAERRVSQIEAGEVEVIPGEQVFARIRAKYQR, from the coding sequence CTGCCAACTGAAGCTGAATTTCATCGGCTGTGGATCGAGGAAGCAGAACGACGGGTTTCTCAGATCGAAGCAGGTGAGGTTGAAGTCATCCCGGGCGAACAAGTCTTCGCAAGGATTCGAGCGAAATATCAACGATGA
- a CDS encoding type II toxin-antitoxin system HicB family antitoxin — protein MKLKVIIHEAEEGGYWAEVPSIPGCATQGKTFDDLLRNIYEAVEGCLSLDLKEVEITEKDIVMENCGVKAVSGKTFAKLLEK, from the coding sequence ATGAAACTTAAGGTAATTATTCATGAAGCGGAGGAAGGAGGCTACTGGGCGGAAGTTCCCTCCATTCCAGGGTGCGCGACTCAGGGGAAGACATTCGATGACCTTCTCCGAAACATCTACGAGGCGGTTGAGGGATGTTTGTCCCTTGATTTAAAGGAGGTTGAGATAACAGAAAAAGACATAGTCATGGAGAATTGCGGTGTGAAAGCCGTTTCAGGGAAGACTTTCGCAAAGCTCCTTGAGAAGTAA
- a CDS encoding D-alanine--D-alanine ligase family protein — protein sequence MTNTIHQIGVITGDPRLADPTKRNAQYNEEDTATHNAMKAAFQELSNYTFLFYDDHARLFEQLQQDPPDLVVNFCDTGFRNVPAQELNIPAYLEMLGIRYTGAPPSAMVICFDKAIVRLVAQSHGVPVPWEYFIDSKNSLEALPDFYPALIKPNAADGSVGITKDAVVRSPEEARTYLDWLRSTLPGRDALMQEYLPGPEYGIGVIGNLENDFCILPPLEVDFSRLPAGLDPILSFESKAYPDSPYWTDIKFKQAVLDPGLEGQMKDWVRTLFRRFGLRDYARFDFRVGSDGMPKLMEVNPNPAWAYDGKLAFMAGFAGIKYGEMLHTILQAAINRMSVATS from the coding sequence ATGACGAACACCATCCACCAGATTGGTGTGATCACCGGAGATCCCAGACTGGCTGATCCGACGAAGCGCAATGCGCAATATAATGAGGAGGATACGGCGACGCACAATGCGATGAAGGCGGCCTTTCAGGAGCTTTCCAACTATACGTTTTTGTTTTATGACGACCATGCCCGTCTGTTTGAGCAGCTTCAGCAAGACCCTCCGGATCTAGTCGTCAATTTTTGCGATACGGGGTTTCGCAATGTGCCCGCTCAGGAACTTAACATTCCTGCGTATCTGGAGATGCTGGGGATTCGGTATACCGGCGCGCCGCCCTCGGCCATGGTTATCTGTTTTGATAAAGCGATTGTCCGGCTCGTGGCCCAATCGCATGGCGTCCCGGTTCCGTGGGAGTACTTCATTGACTCTAAAAACTCGCTCGAAGCCTTGCCGGATTTTTATCCTGCGCTGATTAAACCCAATGCGGCTGACGGGAGTGTGGGCATTACGAAGGATGCCGTGGTCCGGTCGCCGGAGGAAGCGCGAACGTATCTGGACTGGTTGCGCTCGACACTTCCCGGCCGTGATGCGCTGATGCAGGAATATCTCCCCGGCCCGGAATACGGCATCGGCGTCATCGGCAATCTTGAAAATGATTTCTGTATCCTGCCTCCCCTGGAAGTTGATTTCTCGCGTCTTCCCGCTGGACTTGATCCGATTTTGTCCTTTGAGTCAAAGGCCTACCCCGACTCGCCCTATTGGACAGACATTAAATTTAAACAGGCTGTCCTCGATCCGGGTCTTGAGGGTCAGATGAAAGACTGGGTGCGAACCTTGTTCAGGAGGTTTGGGCTGCGCGACTATGCACGGTTTGATTTTCGCGTCGGGTCGGATGGTATGCCGAAGCTGATGGAGGTCAATCCGAATCCGGCCTGGGCTTACGACGGAAAGCTGGCCTTTATGGCGGGTTTTGCGGGAATCAAATATGGAGAGATGTTACACACGATTCTTCAGGCGGCCATCAACCGGATGTCTGTCGCAACCAGTTAG
- a CDS encoding CocE/NonD family hydrolase, producing MLIDYTILDRITEIENTWITMSDGCRIAARIWLPKSADTEPVPAIFEYLPYRKRDFMRSRDEPIHRYFAAHGYASIRVDIRGSGDSEGIMHDEYSHQEHDDALEVIAWIAKQPWCSGAIGMMGISWGGFNALQVAARNPSHLKAIITLCSTDDRYADDAHYMGGCLLNENMQWGSMLTLYSALPPDPEIVGDQWWEMWQQRLNNLEPFPVVWMRHQARDNYWKHGSVCENYDAIRCPVYAIGGWADGYTNAIPRLMSHLSCPKKSLIGPWAHVFPQDGVPGPAIGFLQEAVRWWDHWLKGKKTGIMDEPAFRVWMQESQTPQPQYAVWPGRWVAEETWPSPRISEQRWFLEPGHLSPIPEKSTELSFCSPQTTGVRSGEWCGFGADGEMPRDQRPDDGGSLVFDSDPLTERLEVLGAPVVELDLCVNQTVAMIAVRLGEVAPDGSVLRVTYGLLNLTHRESHETPQPLEPGKWYQVRVQLNDFAHAFPPGSRIRLALSTSYWPIAWPPPFPVTMTVRTGMSNVTLPVRPPRQEDEALRPFGPPEAAPGTPHKKLRQLSMRRTIEIDLASNEMVYTLRSDGGEFDGASHARIEEIDLDVGYTLFKRYRILETDALSAQTELTQTAHLKRRDWSIWLECRTRLTATTETFQFAGELEAYHGDQLIKRHDWALAIPRSLL from the coding sequence ATGCTCATCGATTACACCATCCTCGACCGCATTACCGAAATCGAGAACACCTGGATTACGATGTCGGACGGATGCCGGATCGCCGCACGCATCTGGTTGCCGAAGTCAGCAGATACGGAGCCGGTTCCGGCCATTTTTGAATACCTCCCCTATCGCAAACGGGACTTTATGCGATCACGGGACGAGCCCATCCATCGGTATTTTGCCGCGCATGGGTATGCCAGTATCAGGGTGGATATTCGAGGCTCGGGGGACTCTGAAGGGATCATGCATGATGAATACTCCCATCAGGAGCATGACGACGCACTGGAAGTCATTGCTTGGATCGCGAAACAACCCTGGTGTTCGGGCGCGATCGGGATGATGGGGATTTCGTGGGGCGGATTTAATGCGCTCCAGGTCGCCGCCAGAAATCCGTCTCATTTGAAAGCCATCATTACCTTGTGTTCAACGGATGACCGGTACGCTGATGACGCGCATTATATGGGCGGCTGCCTCCTGAACGAAAATATGCAATGGGGTTCCATGCTGACGCTGTACTCGGCACTGCCGCCCGATCCGGAAATTGTCGGCGACCAATGGTGGGAGATGTGGCAGCAACGATTAAACAATCTCGAACCGTTTCCCGTGGTCTGGATGCGACACCAAGCGCGAGATAATTATTGGAAACACGGGTCGGTGTGCGAAAACTACGACGCCATTCGCTGCCCGGTCTATGCCATCGGAGGCTGGGCCGATGGCTATACCAATGCCATCCCCCGATTGATGAGCCATCTCTCCTGTCCGAAAAAATCGCTCATCGGTCCCTGGGCCCATGTCTTTCCGCAGGACGGCGTCCCCGGCCCGGCCATCGGCTTTTTGCAGGAAGCCGTCCGGTGGTGGGACCACTGGCTGAAGGGGAAGAAGACAGGAATCATGGATGAACCCGCTTTTCGGGTATGGATGCAAGAGAGTCAGACGCCGCAACCCCAATACGCCGTATGGCCCGGCAGATGGGTAGCGGAAGAGACCTGGCCGAGCCCTCGCATCAGCGAACAACGGTGGTTTCTGGAACCGGGACATCTCTCTCCTATTCCTGAGAAATCCACGGAGTTGTCGTTTTGCTCACCCCAGACAACCGGGGTCCGGTCCGGAGAATGGTGCGGATTCGGCGCGGATGGAGAAATGCCGCGGGATCAACGACCCGACGATGGCGGGTCGCTCGTCTTCGATAGTGATCCCCTCACTGAACGACTTGAGGTCTTAGGCGCACCGGTCGTGGAACTGGATCTGTGCGTCAATCAAACGGTTGCGATGATCGCTGTCCGTCTCGGAGAAGTCGCTCCCGACGGGTCCGTTCTGCGTGTCACGTACGGGCTGTTGAATCTCACACATCGCGAGAGTCATGAAACACCCCAACCCCTGGAGCCAGGCAAATGGTATCAAGTACGTGTGCAACTCAACGACTTCGCCCATGCGTTCCCTCCGGGCTCCCGGATCAGGCTCGCTCTGTCCACCAGTTACTGGCCGATTGCCTGGCCGCCACCCTTTCCTGTGACAATGACCGTCCGGACCGGGATGAGCAATGTGACTCTACCTGTGCGACCTCCCCGCCAGGAAGACGAAGCCCTACGGCCGTTCGGGCCACCCGAAGCTGCGCCCGGCACCCCGCATAAAAAACTCCGGCAACTCAGCATGCGGCGAACCATTGAGATCGATCTCGCCAGCAACGAAATGGTCTACACATTACGGAGTGACGGGGGAGAATTTGACGGCGCATCTCACGCCAGGATTGAAGAGATCGATCTCGATGTGGGGTACACCCTCTTTAAACGGTATCGCATTCTTGAAACAGATGCGTTGTCGGCTCAGACGGAATTAACACAGACCGCCCACTTGAAACGGCGGGACTGGTCGATTTGGCTGGAGTGTCGGACACGGCTCACCGCCACGACCGAAACCTTTCAGTTTGCGGGAGAATTGGAAGCCTATCATGGCGATCAACTCATCAAACGACATGACTGGGCGCTGGCAATCCCCCGGTCGCTTCTCTAA
- a CDS encoding DUF3597 domain-containing protein yields MSFFSKILNKLGFSGSEAQAAPAPESPGQKPPAPQAAPASPAPSPGTTEVDVKGKLEGLAASNPQKLNWKTSIVDLLKLLDLDSSLAARKELATELGCPADKMKDSAQMNMWLHKTVLQKLAENGGNIPKELLD; encoded by the coding sequence ATGAGTTTTTTTAGCAAAATTCTAAATAAGCTCGGTTTCAGCGGTTCCGAAGCACAGGCTGCTCCTGCCCCAGAGTCACCTGGCCAAAAACCCCCGGCTCCGCAGGCCGCCCCGGCTTCTCCTGCTCCTTCACCTGGAACCACGGAGGTGGATGTCAAAGGAAAACTTGAAGGTCTTGCAGCCTCAAACCCCCAAAAGCTTAATTGGAAAACGTCGATTGTGGATCTGCTCAAGCTCCTGGATCTCGATAGCAGCCTGGCGGCTCGTAAGGAACTGGCAACCGAACTTGGGTGTCCTGCAGACAAGATGAAGGATTCCGCGCAGATGAATATGTGGCTCCACAAGACGGTGCTCCAAAAACTTGCCGAGAATGGGGGCAATATTCCGAAGGAACTTTTAGACTAG
- a CDS encoding secondary thiamine-phosphate synthase enzyme YjbQ — MDTLQVQTKNLKDIVDLTPKLNRIIQNADFQNGLCHVFLPHTTAALTTGEIGEGTEKDLLEVAEKIIPQIRFRHAHDPSHAWSHMAASLIGASLTLPVMDGELRVGTWQSVLLVELDGPRERQLVVGLAPTAGSQ, encoded by the coding sequence ATGGATACTTTACAAGTGCAAACAAAGAACCTCAAGGATATTGTGGATCTCACTCCGAAACTGAATAGGATCATCCAAAATGCGGATTTTCAGAATGGCTTGTGCCACGTTTTTCTCCCTCATACCACTGCGGCCCTGACAACTGGAGAAATCGGAGAAGGCACGGAAAAAGACTTACTCGAAGTCGCCGAAAAAATCATCCCTCAGATTAGATTCCGTCATGCCCATGATCCCTCCCATGCGTGGTCTCATATGGCGGCCTCCCTGATCGGAGCGTCCCTGACTTTGCCCGTGATGGATGGTGAGTTGCGTGTAGGCACCTGGCAATCGGTGTTATTGGTAGAACTCGATGGCCCGCGGGAACGCCAGCTCGTGGTGGGCTTAGCTCCTACAGCGGGAAGCCAATGA
- a CDS encoding DNA topoisomerase IB codes for MTAKASPAPVDHPIISAKAAGLRYVTDECPGLVRKRTGKGFRYVAHNGKHVRNPDVLGRIKALAIPPAWQDVWVCLHPDGHLQATGRDARGRKQYRYHPQWRRIRDEVKYEHLTAFAQALPRIRRIVKRDLSQKGLPRTKILATVVRLLETSLIRVGNEAYARDNESFGLTTMRDRHVNVKGSTLTFQFKGKSGIDHAVDLTDPRLAKIVRQSQELPGYELFQYLDENGAKQSIESTDVNAYLREMTGQDFTAKDFRTWAGTVLAARALQEFQSFDSQAQAKRNVVRAIESVAKRLGNTKAVCQKCYVHPQVLNAYMEGTLLQTLRKRVNRELSQSLRGLPAEEAAVLTLLQQQLKSEKRPNKNTSRKGKV; via the coding sequence GTGACAGCTAAGGCATCACCTGCACCCGTAGATCATCCGATTATTTCGGCGAAAGCTGCCGGACTCCGCTATGTCACGGACGAGTGCCCGGGGTTGGTCCGAAAACGAACAGGAAAAGGATTTCGTTATGTCGCACATAATGGCAAACACGTCCGTAATCCTGACGTATTAGGGCGCATTAAGGCTTTGGCCATTCCGCCTGCCTGGCAGGATGTGTGGGTGTGTTTGCACCCGGACGGACACCTTCAGGCGACGGGCCGGGATGCGAGAGGCCGTAAGCAATATCGATATCATCCGCAATGGCGGAGAATCCGGGATGAGGTTAAATATGAACATTTGACGGCTTTTGCTCAAGCCTTGCCCCGAATTCGGAGGATCGTCAAGCGGGATCTTTCTCAAAAAGGTTTACCGCGAACCAAAATTCTGGCGACGGTCGTCCGGCTTCTTGAAACTTCTTTAATTCGAGTCGGGAATGAAGCCTATGCGCGTGACAATGAGTCCTTCGGATTAACGACCATGAGGGACCGGCATGTCAATGTGAAGGGCTCTACCCTCACATTTCAATTTAAAGGGAAAAGTGGTATCGATCATGCCGTCGATCTTACCGATCCGCGGTTAGCGAAAATTGTCAGGCAATCGCAAGAGCTCCCCGGCTATGAACTCTTTCAATATCTCGATGAAAATGGTGCCAAACAATCCATCGAATCAACCGATGTGAACGCGTATCTCAGGGAGATGACCGGACAGGATTTTACCGCCAAAGATTTTCGCACGTGGGCAGGGACAGTCCTGGCGGCCAGAGCGCTTCAGGAGTTTCAATCGTTTGACTCCCAGGCTCAGGCAAAACGAAATGTGGTACGGGCCATCGAGTCTGTGGCCAAACGACTGGGTAATACGAAAGCGGTCTGTCAGAAATGTTATGTCCACCCTCAAGTGCTGAATGCGTATATGGAAGGCACTCTCCTTCAAACACTTCGCAAACGGGTGAATCGGGAGCTTTCTCAATCGCTTCGCGGTTTACCTGCGGAGGAAGCGGCTGTTTTGACGTTGCTTCAACAGCAATTAAAGTCTGAGAAACGGCCAAACAAGAACACATCCAGGAAGGGAAAGGTGTAA